A genomic region of Pseudomonas sp. MPC6 contains the following coding sequences:
- a CDS encoding patatin-like phospholipase family protein, whose product MNPFQLRPGASTLNMLLQACLQRRDAVPPTLTEKAVIPGIPNARYWMDQDLSPFIQDAIASNKREHEALMATGRPDTILPLASMLAISGGGDAGTFAAGLIAGWTLHGTRPVFKIVTGISAGALVAPFAFLGPQYDAVIQHICNAVGPKDIFRSRNVLTRLASDGVADSKPLARLIAKYITPEVLAQIAAEYAKGRILMIGTTDLDCARPVTWNMGTIAASQAPGALELFRNIMVASMSIPGAVSPVMIDVEVDGKLFQEMHVDGGVITQMFLYPPGTVMAMNKVPGAPMRHDRHFYVIRNGKLEPQWSGTKRRTLSIGGRAISALIQTQGISDLDRIYRMAKQDGADFNLAYIGTDFVFSRNHRFDGEYMKRLFEYAFELGAKGYPWHKLPPGPVLWLPYE is encoded by the coding sequence TTGAACCCGTTCCAGCTCAGACCCGGTGCCTCAACCCTGAACATGTTGCTTCAGGCATGCCTGCAACGCCGTGATGCCGTGCCACCGACTTTAACGGAAAAAGCGGTAATACCGGGTATTCCCAATGCGCGCTACTGGATGGACCAGGACCTGAGCCCGTTCATTCAGGATGCCATTGCATCCAACAAGAGAGAGCATGAGGCGCTCATGGCAACCGGCAGGCCGGACACCATCCTGCCGCTGGCAAGCATGCTGGCCATTTCCGGTGGCGGCGACGCCGGCACCTTTGCCGCGGGGCTCATTGCGGGGTGGACCCTGCATGGCACCCGTCCGGTGTTCAAGATTGTCACGGGCATCAGCGCCGGAGCCCTGGTCGCCCCGTTTGCGTTCCTGGGGCCGCAGTACGATGCAGTCATCCAGCATATCTGCAACGCCGTCGGGCCGAAGGACATTTTCCGGTCGCGTAATGTCCTGACGCGGCTTGCCAGCGACGGAGTAGCCGACAGCAAACCACTGGCGCGGCTCATCGCGAAGTACATCACGCCCGAGGTGCTGGCGCAGATCGCGGCGGAATATGCCAAGGGACGAATCCTGATGATCGGCACCACCGACCTTGATTGCGCGCGGCCGGTCACCTGGAACATGGGCACTATCGCCGCCAGCCAGGCGCCGGGGGCGCTCGAGCTGTTTCGCAACATCATGGTCGCCTCGATGAGCATTCCCGGCGCCGTTTCCCCGGTCATGATCGATGTGGAAGTCGACGGCAAACTGTTCCAGGAAATGCACGTGGATGGCGGCGTCATCACCCAGATGTTCCTCTACCCGCCTGGCACCGTGATGGCGATGAACAAAGTGCCGGGCGCCCCCATGCGCCATGACCGTCACTTTTATGTCATTCGTAACGGCAAGCTGGAACCGCAGTGGTCCGGTACGAAGCGCCGTACCTTGAGCATTGGCGGTCGAGCCATCAGTGCCTTGATTCAAACCCAGGGCATCAGCGACCTCGATCGAATCTACCGGATGGCGAAGCAGGATGGGGCCGACTTCAATCTTGCCTATATCGGCACCGACTTCGTCTTTTCGCGCAATCATCGATTCGATGGCGAGTACATGAAGCGCTTGTTCGAGTACGCCTTTGAACTCGGCGCGAAGGGCTATCCGTGGCACAAGTTGCCGCCGGGCCCGGTGCTCTGGCTCCCTTACGAGTAA